DNA sequence from the bacterium genome:
GGCGGTGCCAGCACCTCGCGCGGGCGGCCGCCCTCGCTCGCCGACACGACGCCTTCGCGCTCCATGCGTTCGATCATGCGGGCGGCGCGGTTGTAGCCGACGCGCAGCCGGCGCTGCACCCACGAGATCGACGCCTGGCGACTGCTGGTGACCAGCGCGACAGCCTGGTCGTACAACTCGTCGCTGAGGTCGTCGGCATCGCCGCCGCCCTCCTCCTCGCCCTCTGGCGCCTCGAGCAGCGCGAACGCGTACTGCGGCTTCCCCTGCCTCTTGATGAATGCGACGGCCTTGTGGATCTCGTCCTCGGTCACCAGCGGCCCGTGTAGACGCTGCAGCCGGGCGCTGCCCGACGACATGTAGAGCATGTCGCCGCGGCCGAGCAGCCGCTCGGCGCCGATCTGGTCGAGGATGGTGCGGGAGTCGACCCGTGCCGTCACCTGGAACGAGACCCGGGACGGGAAGTTGGCCTTGATCAGGCCGGTGATGACGTCCACCGATGGGCGCTGGGTGGCGACGATGAGATGCACGCCGGCGGCGCGCGCCTTCTGCGCCAGGCGGGTGATCGGCTCCTCGACCTTGCGTCCCATGGTCATCATCAGATCGGCGAGCTCGTCGATGATCACCACCACCTTGGGCAGGCGCTCGGGCAGCGCCGTGGCGGTGACGACCTCGTCGTCGTCGGCGTCGTCCGCGACCTCCTTGAGCTCGATCACCGAGCTGCCCGCGTCCTCGGCCCGCATCTCGTCGATCAGCGCGTTGTAGCCGTCGATGTTGCGCACCCCGTGCTTCTTCATCAGCCGGTAGCGCTCCTCCATCAGCTCGACGATGTTGTTGAGCACGTACACCGCCTGCTTCGGATCGGTGACCACCGGCACCAGCAGGTGCGGGATGTCCTCGTAGACCGACAGCTCGAGCATCTTGAGGTCGATCATGACGAAGCGCACCTCGCGGGGCGGCGCCTTGTAGAGGATGCTCATGATCATCGCGTTGATCGCCACCGACTTGCCGCTGCCGGTGGCGCCGGCGATCATCAGGTGCGGCATCTTCACCAGGTCGCCGACCACCGGGTGGCCGGCCGTGTCCTTGCCCAGGGCCATCGGCACCGGCGTCTGCGCCTGCTGGAATTCGTCGACCTCGAGCAACTCGCGCAGCGCCACTTCCTCGCGCCGCGGGTTGGCGACCTCGATGCCAACCACCGCCTTGCCGGGCACCGGCGCCAGGATGCGCACTCCCGGGACGCGCAGCGCCATCGCCAGATCGTCGCCCAGGCTGGTGATGCGGTTCACCTTCACGCCCGGCGCCGGCTCGATGTCGAAGGTGGTGATCACCGGCCCCGGCCGGACTTCCACCACTTTGCCGACGATGCCGAAGTCGGCGAGCTTGGTCTCGAGGATCTGCGAGCTGCGGCGCAACCCGTCCTCGTCGATCCGCACATCGTCGTGCTTCGGCGCGTGCAGCAGGCGCATCGGCGGCACCTGGTAGTGCTCGTCGCCGAACGGCAGCTCCTCCTGGACGACGCGCTTCTTCTTCGGCGCCGCGGCGCGGCGGTCGAGGATGATCACCGGCGCCGGCTCGTCGTCCGGCGGCGGCGCGCGCTTCACGTTCGCCTTCGGCTTGCGCACCAACTGCTGCGCCGCCGGTTCGGCGATCTCCGCCACGGTGCGGGCGCGTCGCAGCGAACCGGCGATGCCGCGGCCGATGCCGCGCGCCATGCCGCCCAGCGAAAGGTGGGTGGCGACGATGAACGCCAGCACGGCGATGCCGCCGATGATGATGAAGGAGCCGCCGGCGCCGAACGGCTCGGCGAGGACGGCGGCGAGGAAGCCGCCGATCCAGCCGCCGGCGCGCGCCACCGGATGATTCGGTCCCAGCGCGAGCCCGAAGAGGACGGCGACGCACGGCAGCAGCAGCGCGCCCGCCACGGCTCGAGACGGCCCGATCTCATGGGCGCGGTGGCGGAAGAGCGCCACGGCGACGGCGAGCAGGCCGAGCGGCAGCAGATAGGCGGCGTAGCCGAGCGCTTGGACCACCAGATCGGCGAGCCCGTGCCCGACCTTGCCGGCGACGTTCAGGCTCGGCAGGTCGCTCTGGTAGGCGAGGAACCCGATGGCGAGGAACCCGGCCGCGGCGAGGCAGACGATGGCCGCCACCTCGTCGAGCAGGCCCGCCTCGCGCTGGATCTCGACCGGCTCCGCCGCCTCGGGGGCGGTCTGGACGCGCGCCCGCGCCATCACATCTCCAGGACGAACGGCACCACCACCGGGCGGCGGTCGAGGGTCTTGCTGAGATAGCGGCGCAGCGCCTTGCGCACTTCTTCCTTCACCTCGAGGGTGTCGGTTCGCGACTCCGGCGCCAGCTCGGCCAGCGTGGCGATGACGACGTCGCGCGCCTCGTCGAACACCCGCTGCTGGTCGCCCTCGGCGACGACCCCGCGAGCCGAGAAGTCCGGGCCCGCGATCACCTCGCCGGTGTGCTGGTCGAGCGCCAACACCGCCAACAGCAGCCCGTCCTGCGACAGGTGGCGGCGGTCGCGGAGGACGATGTCGCTGATGTCGCCGATGCCCTTGCCGTCGACCAACACCCGGCCGGCGCTCACCGGATCGATGCGCCGGGCGCCCTGTTCGTCGAGCGCCAGCACCTGCCCGTCCTCGAGCAGCATGGCGCGGTCCTCGCCGAGGCCCAGCGTGCGCGCCAGACGCAGGTGCTCCGAGAGGTGCCGGAACTCGCCGTGGACGGGGACGAAGTAGCGCGGCCGCACCAGGTTCAGCATCAGCGCCAGCTCGTCACGGCTGGCATGACCGGACACGTGCACGTCGGCGTCGCGCGAGGTGATCACCTGGGCGCCGCGCCGGTACATGTGATTGATCATGTTGGAGATCGGCCGCTCGTTGCCGGGGATGATGCGCGAGGACAACACCACGGCGTCCCCCTCCTCCATCTTCACCGCCGCGTGATCGCCGAGCGAGATGCGGGTCAGCGCCGACATCGGCTCGCCCTGGCTGCCGGAGGTGAGCACGGTGACCCGCTCCGGCGACAGCGTCGCCAACTCGGCGACCTCGGCATAGATCGCCGGCGAGGCGCGCAGATAGCCGAGGTCGGTGGCGATGCGCAGGCTGTTGATCAGGCTGCGCCCGACCACGACGACGCGTCGGCCGGTCGCCTCCGACAGATCGATCACCTGCTGCAGGCGGTGGATGTGCGAGGAGAAGGTGGAGAAGAAGATGCGACCGCGGACCCCCTGGAAGACGCTCTCCAGCCCGGCGCGGACGCTGCGCTCGGAGCCGGTGGAGCCGCCGTGCTCGACGTTGGTCGAGTCGGACAGCAGGAGCAGGACGCCGCGGGCGCCATACTCCGCGAACGTCTGGATGTCCGGGCTGCGGCCGTCGATCGGCGTGTAGTCGATCTTGAAATCGCCGCTGTGCACGACGACGCCGAGCGGCGTCGTGATGGCGAGGCCGACCGCGTCGACGATCGAATGCGTGACGTGAATCGGATCGATGGCGAAGGGACCGGTCGTCCAACCCTGGCGCGGGCGGTAGGGGCGCAGGTCGACGCGGCCATCGAGATTGTGCTCGCGCAGCCGGCTGCCGATCAGGCCCGCCGCCATCGGCGTCGCCCACACCGGCACCGGCAGATCGCGCAGCGCGTACGGCAGGGCGCCGATGTGGTCCTCGTGGCCGTGGGTGATGACGAAGCCGCGGAAGCGATCGCCGAGCTGGCGCAGGTAATCGAGCTCCGGGATCACCAGGTCGACGCCGAGCAGGCTCGGGTCCGGGAACATCACCCCGCAGTCGATCGCGATCGCCTCGCCCTCGTACTCGAGCACCAGGCAGTTGAGACCGATCTCGCCGAGCCCGCCGAGCGGGATGACGCGCAAGGTGCCGCTCACCGCACGCACCTCGGACGGCAGGCACGTTCCCCCGCCTCCCTTCCGCGCCGACGCGGAGCGCTTGGACACCCTGGCGCGGTGAGATCGTTCCACACCTTCCGCAACACCACCGAGGCGGACAGTAGGCCGGGGGGCTGAGGGAGTCAACGCGCCGAAGGCGCCGAGCGACCGCCGTTTTCTCTTCAACCCGCTGTTTCGCGACCACGAGTGGCGGGATGGCTGCATGCCACACGACTTGTGGAGCCACCGCATGCGCGATCTGCCGGAGGGCTTGGTGACCACCGGCGCATTTGTGGTCGATCCCCCAACGTCAGTCCGTCGTTCCCGTTCAGCATCGTCTCGGGGTGGCGGGTGGGCAGGACGAGAATCCTCCCGTGCATGGACCCGGAGGGTCCGCCCGCCGGCGGGTGGGCGGCAGCGCGGTGGCGTCGGTCTGGCATGCGCGCAGGCATGCCCGGGGGCGCTGTCGCGCTGCCTTGACGCTGCCGGAAACGCGTTGCTACGGTCCGCGCCCGGACACACCGGGGCGCCGCCGCCTCGGCTCTTCCCGCCGTCACAGCGAAAGCGAGGGCACCGTGGTCAACAAAGCCATCATCATTGGCAATCTCGGACGCGATCCCGAGGTCCGCTTCACCCCCAGCGGCCGGGCGGTCGCCAAGTTCTCGGTCGCCACCACCGAGCGCTGGACCGACCAGAACGGCCAGAAGCAGGAAAAGACCGAGTGGCACAACATCGTCGTCTGGGGGAAGCAGGCCGAGACCTGCGGCCAGTACCTCGCCAAGGGTCGGCAGGTGTACGTCGAGGGCCGGATCACCAACCGCAGCTACGACGACAAGGACGGCAACAAGAAGTACATCACCGAGATCATCGCCCGCGACGTCCGCTTCCTCGGCGGTCCGGGCCAGGGCAGCGGTGGCGGTGCCGGCATGCGCGACAGCGGCTTCTCGGCCCCGGCCGGCGAGGACGCGCCGCCGCCGGACGACGACATCCCGTTCTGAGCCCTACGGCAGCGCCGCCAGCCGCTGCGGCGGCGCGAGCGAGCCGGGCGCGGCGCACCACGGCACGAGCGGCGACTGCCGCGCCGCCGCCCGGCGCAGCCGCGCCGCGGCGATGCGCAGCCGTAGACTGGCCGTCGGCTCCGCGGCGGGGTCGACGGCGGCGCCATCGGGCGGCGCGTCCGTCTCCAGCGCGAGCAGGGAGGCGCGGGCGAAATGCAGGCAGCCGGCGGTGTCGGTCGCCACGGCGCAGCCAGCGAGCACCCGTTCGGCGTAATCCAAGCGGCGGTCGACCTCGTCGTCCGCCCATCGACCCGCGTCGAGGTCGGCCGGCGAGAGATCGCTCGGCAGCTCGGCCAGGAGGGCCGCGGCGAAGTCGGCCGGCGGGTCGTCGACGGTCATGGTGCCGGTCGGCGTGTCGACCAGTCGCCGCCAGCCGAGGCGCACGGCGCGACGGGCGGACGTCCAGAGGATCTCCGCGTGCGCGCCGCGGATCAGATGGATGACGGTGGCGCCGGCGACGCGGCGCGCACCGACGGCGCACCGCTCGCGCGGACGCGCCGCGCAGGCGCTGGCGCGCCGCGCGTAGCCCTCGAGCTCGTGGCGCAGCCACGCGGCATCGCCGACCTCGTCGATATCGGCATAGGCGCCGACCGCCGATTCCACCCGCTCGTAGCGACGCGGCTCCTGATGGTCGCCGACCATCGCCGGGCGCTCCGGCGAACCGATGATGAAGCGGCCGCGCGGACTGGCGTCGCGCGCCAAGGGCGCGACCGGCGCGGCCAGCGCGAGCAAAGCGAGAATCGCCGTCGGCAACATCGGGAAGGTCCTCCTGTCGACCAGGAGACGCGATCACCGGTGGCGTCCTCAAGAACGCGCGATATCGATGTGCCGCCTCGGCGCGCAGGCTCGATCGCGCGCGGCGACCGCGGACGATCGAGCCGACGCCTGACGGCGGCGCGGAGCCGCACGCCTCCCGGCCGGGCACAGAGCGAGCGACGGTTGCCTTCTCGCCCGCGCTGTGGCGCTGTCGGATCGGCATGGACCCGCTCACCGCCCTCGGCCTCACCGCCGCCACGCTGACCACCTGCTCGTTCGTACCGCAGCTCACCAAGGTGTGGCGGACGAAGTCCGCGGCGGACCTGTCCTACGGCATGTTCACCGCCTTCAGCATCGGCATCCTGCTGTGGCTCCTCTACGGGGTGCTGCGCGCCGACGTGCCGGTGATCATCGCCAACGCGGTGACCCTGGTGCTGAGCGTTGCGATCCTGGTGTTGAAGGGACGCTACGACCGCTGAGCGCGCGCTCAGGTGAGCAGCGCGCGGACGCCGCGCGCCCGCACGGCGCGCCGCCAGGCGTCCTCGATCTCGGCGTGCGAGAGCCCCGCCACCATGCGCTCCGCCTCATCCGGGGTCGGAAAACCCCAGAGCGCGCTCTCGGCGAGGGCCACCGCCAGGTCCAGGCGGCTGTCGGCGAGCACGGCATAGCGGTAGCGCAACTTCTTGCGGGCGCGGTCGAGCTCATCGGCGCCGAAGCCCTCGTCGGCGGCGCGCCGGCAGGTGTCCTCGACGGCGCGGGCGAGCCGGGCGGCGCGGCTGCGGGCACCGCTGGCGGCGACGACCGCGCAGGCCCAGTCCGGCCCCCATTCGAGGTGGGCGCCGACCTCGTAGCTCAGGCCGAGGCGCTCGCGCAGCTCCTGGAAGAGGCGACTGTCGGGATCGGCGCCGACGATGTCGACGGCGACGCCGGTGGCGAGCAGCGTGCGCGGCGCCGAATCGACCGGCATCAACAGCGTCAGGTACGCCTGGCTGCTGTCGCGGTCGCGCACGCGCACGCTGCCGCCCAGGCCGTGCCGCACGGGCATCACCGCGGGCGGCTCGCCCGGCGAGCCGCAATGGAAGTGGCGCCGGACGGCGGCGCGCACGCGCGCCTCGGTGGCGCCGCCGACCACGGCGAGCACGGTGTTGGCATGGGTCAGGCGTCGCCGGAGAAAGCGGGCGACGTCCGTCGGCCGGATGCGCGCCACGCTGGCGATCGTTCCCGCCACCGGATGCGCCAGCGCGCCGCCGAACATGCGTCCCCAGGCGCGGCGGTAGACGCGCTCGGCGGGATCGTCGAGGCGGCCGCGGATCTCCTCCATCACCACCCGCTGCTCCTTGCGCAGCCGGCGCTCGTCCACCGCGGTGCGGTAGAACTGCTCGGCGAGCAGCGCCAGGGCCTCGTCGAGATCCTCGTTGAACACCTCGAAGGTGAGCGAGATGTCCTCGTAGCCGGTGTCGGCGTTGTGTTCGCCCCCGAGCTCGGCGGCGCGGCGATTGAGCGCCACCTGGTCCAGGGCGTCGGTGCCCTGGAAGAGCATGTGCTCGGCGAGGTGGGCGAGGCCGGCGTGCCGGCCATCGCAGCGCGCGCCAGCGCGGACGGTGAGGGCGATCGCGGTGAGGCGTCCCGGCTCGTGCCGGTGCACCACGCGCAGGCCGCGCACGCGGAAGCGATGCGTCATCGACGATGGGGGGAGTCAGGCCGCGCCGCTGCCGAGGAAGTCCAGGGCGCGGTCGATGTCGGCGGCGGGCACCGCGCCGAGGGCGCGCAGGTGCGCGAGCAGGCTGCGGACGTCGAGCACGCTGTGCAGACGCAGGCCGGCGGCGGCCAGCGCGGCGGTGGCGCCGTCGCTGCGATCGACGATCACCAGCACGTCCTCGACCACCAGGCCGGCGTCGCGAAACGGCGTCACCGCCTCGAGCTTGGCGCCGCCGCTGGTCACCACGTCGTCGACCATGAGCGCGCGCTCGCCGGGCGCGTACTCGCCCTCGATGAGCCTCTTGGTTCCGTACGCCTTCGCCTCCTTGCGCACGTAGATCATCGGCCGCTCGGCGACCAGCGACATCGCCACCGCCAGCGGCAGTCCGGCGTAGGGGAGGCCGGCGATGCGGTCGTACCGCAGGTCGGCGGCGCGCTGCAGCAGCGCCCGCGCGATCCGCGCCAGCGCCGCTGGATGCGAAACGAGGACGCGCATGTCGAGGTAGAACGGCGAACGCCGGCCGTCCTTCAGCGTGAACTCGCCGAAGCGCACGACGCCGATGCGGTGCAACAGCTCGCTGAGCTCGCGCGCGACGACCGCTTCCTGATCTGCTCGCTGCATCAGAGCGCTCCTTCGCCTACCGGCGGCGGCGGCGCAAGACCGGGGCGCGGGCTACTTGATGAGCCGGTGGATCGCCTTGAAGCGCGGCGACTCGGCGCTGCGCACCCATTCGAGGCAGACCATCTCGACGCTCGCCGGGACCGCGCCGGAGCCGACCATCTTCTCCCAACCCGCGCGCAGGTCCAGCGCATGCCGGGCGGAGATGGCATCGAGCGGCACGTGGACCTGATGCCCGCGCGCCAGCAGGTCGTGCACGGTCTGGCTGACGCACGCCTGCGCCTCGATGCCGCAGACGACGATCTGGCTCCGGGCGAGGGCATCGACGGCGGCGACGAAGCGCGGTTGGCCGCAACAGCTCATCGACAGCTTCTCGATCACCGGCGTGCCCGGCGGCAGCGCCTCGGCGACTTCCCGCTGCGTGCGGCCGAGGCCCTTGGGGTACTGCTCGGTCACCAGCACCGGCACCTCCATCACCGCCGCGGCCGCGATCAGCGTGCGCACGCCGCGCACCATGCGCTCGTGTTCGACGGTGCGGCCGCGATAACTCTCCTGCACGTCGATGACGACCAGGGCGCTGCGCGCCGCGTCCAGCATGCGGGGATGCGTCATGGCTCGGCCGGCGCAGTCGCGCCGCCGCGGCGGCGCGCGAGGCGATCGCTCATCGTCGCAGACGGCCGGCGGTCAGCGGTAGAGGACGCGGCCGTACTGCTGCACCGGCAGCGGCAACCCACGCGGCAGGAAGGGCGCGAGAGCGGGGCCGACTCCTGGTCGATCCCAGCGGTGGTAGGCGTATGGGCCGGCGCGATCGATCGCGAATTGGTCCTGGAGGAGCATGCGCAGCGTCTGATGGCGCGAGCGTCCGCCGTCGAAGCCGGTGGTGACGAACGGGTAGTAGCCCCCGGGCCAGGCGCCGTACGGTCCCCAGCCGGAGCCAGCGTCGGTGGCGTGCGCGGTTGCGACCGCGAGCGGACCGATGATCTCCACCGCGCCACCCGAGGCGGCACCGCCGCCACCGCCGGCGCCGATCGCGCCGCCTGAACCGACCGCCGACAGCAGATCGAGCCCGGCGGCCAGACCAGCGCGATAGGCTTGGTCGAGCTGGGCGATGTCCGATGCGACCGCGGCGGCCTGCGGAGCCGGCGCGGGGGCTTCCCCGGCGACGGCGGGAAGGGGCTGCGCGACCGCGGCCTCGCCGCGCACCAGCACCTCGGCCGTCGACTCGCTGGGCACCGCGTCGGGGCGGTTGGTGAAGTGACGGACGCCGTCGGCGTCGCGCCAGACCAAGATGTCGGCGCGCATCGACGACGCCGCCAGCAGCGTCATCGCGACGATCAGCCACCCTCGCATGGCCGGATTCTAGGCGGGCGGCCGGAGACCTGGCAACAGGCGAAGCAGGCGCGGTGCTCGCCCTGGCGTGACGGCGACGCCGTCGCTCACGCGGCGGCGATCAGTCGTGCCCGCTCGACAGCATCCACCAGAAGAACCAGATCGCCCACGCGACGGCGGCCACCAGCAGGAGTCCGCCAGCGTTCGACTGGCGCCGCCAGTCCGGGTCGGGCTGCGCGGCGCTGGCCGGGCGACGCACCGGCCGGCCGGTCAGGCCCTCGGGATCGACGCTGACGACGCGACAGTTCTCGAGGCCGCTCTGCTTGAGCTGCTCCTCCACGGCGGCCCGAGCGGCCGATGGCGTGTCGCCATCGACGCCGTTCACGTAGATCGTCGCGCGGTATCTGGGCATGTCCTCGGCCGGTCGAAAATGCTGTGCCTCCTGCCAGGCTAGAACCCGCCGGGCGCAAGAATCAAGCACGCCGCCGCCGCCACGCGCGATCATCTCGAGCGAACCCGGCGCGACGGCGATCACCTCGCATGCGGCGGCGCCGTCCGCGGCGCACGCCATGCGGCCGGCCCGCGACGATCCCCGCGCCGATGGCGCGCTCGCCTCGGCGCGGCGCCGGACCGATCCGCTGATGCGGCGCTACGCCTGCCCCTCGGGCGCGACGTTGAGATTGAGCAGGGCGAAGAACAGCTCGTCGAGCGAATCGTAGCGCAGCCACTTCGGCGTCTCCGGCGTCAGGTCGATCGGATCCATGCTCCACCCGAGTCCTTCGTCGCCATAGACGGGGAAAACCTCCAGCCCGACCTTCAGGAGATGCGTGCTGACGGGCTCGACTGCTCGCTGTCTCATCGCTTCCTCCATTGCCCGATGAGAATTTTGAGCAGGATGCGTGCCACGGCCGTTGCGCGCCCGACCGATCACTCCGCGGCCGAAAGCCGGCGTCGCAGTCGCGTCATTGATCGATCGCTGCCACCCGGCATGCTCGATGTTGTGACATCGTGACAAAACTCGCCCACGAAGCGCGCAGCATCTGTGCACCGCAATGCGCCGCGCGTTGCGCCGGCGAGGATCGGCGTTGCGGCGCGCGGGTTGCTGCAGGCCCGTCGCATGGTGACGCGCGCGCGGCGCCGATCGGCGCAGCGAGAAATTGGTGACGCACCAACATCTGGTGAGATTGAGTTTGACTCGCCACAATTTCTAGTGGTAGCGTCCGCCCACGTCGATGGCATCCACCATGGAGCACACGTGAAGGCCGCAGCATCGGTCTCCGTTCTCCACCTCCGCCCTGCCTCGCTTCGTTCCTCTCTCCATCCTCGTCAACGAACCCTTGCAACAGGGCGTTCGCCCCGGATGCTTGATGACGTGAGGAGTCACCGCACCGTGGACTGATTGACGCGCACAATCAGGTGGCCGGCCACCAGGACGAGGTTGGGAGGCGGTGCCCTTCCGGCAAAGGAGTGGGGTTATGGAGACTGACAAGGCCATCTTCGAAAAGATGATTCGCGAGGACCGCGCCGCGCGGGAGTCGAGCCGCTGGAGCGGGACGTTCCTCGAATACCTCGACCGGGTTCGCGAGGACCCGAGCATCACCAAGCTCGCGCACTCCCGGCTGTACGAAATGATCACGGCGCCGGGATCGCACGACATCCTCGACACCGACGACGGCCGCGTGAAGCGCCTGTTCAAGGACGAGTCGGTCCGGGTGTACGACTTCTTCGCCGGCGAGTTCTTCGGCATCGAGCGGACGGTGGCGCAGATCGTGCGCTACTTCCACTCCGCCGCGCTCAAGGGCGAGGAGAGCCGGCAGGTGCTCTATCTGATGGGCCCGGTCGGCTCCGGCAAGAGCTCGTTGGTCGAGCGCCTGCAACGCGGGCTCGAGGAGTTGCCCCCGGTCTACGCCATCGCGGGCTGCCCGATGCAGGAGGAACCGCTGCACCTGCTGCCGCGGCACCTCCGACGCGAGTTCGAGAAGATGCTCGGCGTCCACATCGAAGGCGACCTCTGCCCGGTGTGCCGCTACCGCCTGAAGGAGGAGTTCGGCACCCGCTACGAGGAGGTGCCGATCGTCATGCGCTCCTTCTCGAAGCGCAACCGGATCGGCATCGGCGTCGTGCCGCCGGTCGATCCGAACAACCAGGACACCTCGGTGCTGATCGGCAGCGAGGACATCTCGAAGCTCGACCGCTACTCGGAGGGCGACCCGCGGGTCCTCGACCTCAACGGCGCGCTCAACGTCGGCAATCGCGGCGTGGTCGAATTCATCGAGGTGTTCAAGAACGAGATCGAGTACCTCCACGCCATGATCACGGCGACGCAGGAGAAGGTGATCCCGGCCCCGGGCCGTCACGGCATGGTGTACGTGGACACCGTGATCGTCGCGCATTCGAACGAGGCCGAGTGGCAGAAGTTCAAGGCCGACCACACCAACGAGGCGATCCTCGACCGCATCGTCGTGGTGAAGGTGCCGTACAACATGCGGCTGTCGGAGGAGGTGAAGATCTACCAGAAGATCATCCGCCACTCCGACTTCCAGGCCCACGTCGCCCCCCACACCCTCGAGGTGGCGTCGATGTTCGCGATCCTCTCGCGACTCGAGCCGAGCGCGAAGTGCGACCTGATGACCAAGCTGAAGCTCTACAACGGCGAGGAAGTCATCGAGAAGGGACGCACCAAGAAGATCGACGTGCGCGAGCTGCGCGAGGACGCGAAACGCGAGGGCATGAACGGCATCTCGACGCGCTTCATCATGAAAGCGCTCGACAACGCGCTGTCCGACAACGTCGCCGGCAACTGCATCAACCCGATCAACGTCCGCGAAGCGCTGATCAGCATGGTGAAGGAGACGGACCTGCCGGACGACACCCGCAAACAGTACCTCGAGTTCCTCCAGGACATCCTCCACAAGGAGTACCTCGAGCTGCTGGAGAAGGAGATCACCAAGGCGTTCGTCTACTCGTATCAGGAGCAGGCGGAGTCGCTGTTCCAGAACTACCTCGATCACGCCGAAGCCTACGTGAACAAGACGAAGGTGAAGGACCGCAACACCAAGGAGGAGTTGCAGCCCGACGAGGCGTTCCTCAAGTCGATCGAGGAGCAGATCGCCATCATCGGCTCGGCGGCGGAGGGATTCCGCCAGGAGGTCATCGCCTACCTGTGGGCGTCCAGCCGCCGCGGCGTCAGCGTCAGCTACCAGAGCTACGAGCCGCTGCGCGAGGCGATCGAGAAGCGACTGATGACCTCGGTGCGCGAC
Encoded proteins:
- a CDS encoding SemiSWEET family sugar transporter, yielding MDPLTALGLTAATLTTCSFVPQLTKVWRTKSAADLSYGMFTAFSIGILLWLLYGVLRADVPVIIANAVTLVLSVAILVLKGRYDR
- a CDS encoding isochorismatase family protein — encoded protein: MTHPRMLDAARSALVVIDVQESYRGRTVEHERMVRGVRTLIAAAAVMEVPVLVTEQYPKGLGRTQREVAEALPPGTPVIEKLSMSCCGQPRFVAAVDALARSQIVVCGIEAQACVSQTVHDLLARGHQVHVPLDAISARHALDLRAGWEKMVGSGAVPASVEMVCLEWVRSAESPRFKAIHRLIK
- a CDS encoding insulinase family protein, which codes for MTHRFRVRGLRVVHRHEPGRLTAIALTVRAGARCDGRHAGLAHLAEHMLFQGTDALDQVALNRRAAELGGEHNADTGYEDISLTFEVFNEDLDEALALLAEQFYRTAVDERRLRKEQRVVMEEIRGRLDDPAERVYRRAWGRMFGGALAHPVAGTIASVARIRPTDVARFLRRRLTHANTVLAVVGGATEARVRAAVRRHFHCGSPGEPPAVMPVRHGLGGSVRVRDRDSSQAYLTLLMPVDSAPRTLLATGVAVDIVGADPDSRLFQELRERLGLSYEVGAHLEWGPDWACAVVAASGARSRAARLARAVEDTCRRAADEGFGADELDRARKKLRYRYAVLADSRLDLAVALAESALWGFPTPDEAERMVAGLSHAEIEDAWRRAVRARGVRALLT
- a CDS encoding single-stranded DNA-binding protein, with amino-acid sequence MVNKAIIIGNLGRDPEVRFTPSGRAVAKFSVATTERWTDQNGQKQEKTEWHNIVVWGKQAETCGQYLAKGRQVYVEGRITNRSYDDKDGNKKYITEIIARDVRFLGGPGQGSGGGAGMRDSGFSAPAGEDAPPPDDDIPF
- a CDS encoding orotate phosphoribosyltransferase, producing MQRADQEAVVARELSELLHRIGVVRFGEFTLKDGRRSPFYLDMRVLVSHPAALARIARALLQRAADLRYDRIAGLPYAGLPLAVAMSLVAERPMIYVRKEAKAYGTKRLIEGEYAPGERALMVDDVVTSGGAKLEAVTPFRDAGLVVEDVLVIVDRSDGATAALAAAGLRLHSVLDVRSLLAHLRALGAVPAADIDRALDFLGSGAA
- a CDS encoding ribonuclease J, which gives rise to MQPSRHSWSRNSGLKRKRRSLGAFGALTPSAPRPTVRLGGVAEGVERSHRARVSKRSASARKGGGGTCLPSEVRAVSGTLRVIPLGGLGEIGLNCLVLEYEGEAIAIDCGVMFPDPSLLGVDLVIPELDYLRQLGDRFRGFVITHGHEDHIGALPYALRDLPVPVWATPMAAGLIGSRLREHNLDGRVDLRPYRPRQGWTTGPFAIDPIHVTHSIVDAVGLAITTPLGVVVHSGDFKIDYTPIDGRSPDIQTFAEYGARGVLLLLSDSTNVEHGGSTGSERSVRAGLESVFQGVRGRIFFSTFSSHIHRLQQVIDLSEATGRRVVVVGRSLINSLRIATDLGYLRASPAIYAEVAELATLSPERVTVLTSGSQGEPMSALTRISLGDHAAVKMEEGDAVVLSSRIIPGNERPISNMINHMYRRGAQVITSRDADVHVSGHASRDELALMLNLVRPRYFVPVHGEFRHLSEHLRLARTLGLGEDRAMLLEDGQVLALDEQGARRIDPVSAGRVLVDGKGIGDISDIVLRDRRHLSQDGLLLAVLALDQHTGEVIAGPDFSARGVVAEGDQQRVFDEARDVVIATLAELAPESRTDTLEVKEEVRKALRRYLSKTLDRRPVVVPFVLEM
- a CDS encoding DNA translocase FtsK 4TM domain-containing protein, whose translation is MARARVQTAPEAAEPVEIQREAGLLDEVAAIVCLAAAGFLAIGFLAYQSDLPSLNVAGKVGHGLADLVVQALGYAAYLLPLGLLAVAVALFRHRAHEIGPSRAVAGALLLPCVAVLFGLALGPNHPVARAGGWIGGFLAAVLAEPFGAGGSFIIIGGIAVLAFIVATHLSLGGMARGIGRGIAGSLRRARTVAEIAEPAAQQLVRKPKANVKRAPPPDDEPAPVIILDRRAAAPKKKRVVQEELPFGDEHYQVPPMRLLHAPKHDDVRIDEDGLRRSSQILETKLADFGIVGKVVEVRPGPVITTFDIEPAPGVKVNRITSLGDDLAMALRVPGVRILAPVPGKAVVGIEVANPRREEVALRELLEVDEFQQAQTPVPMALGKDTAGHPVVGDLVKMPHLMIAGATGSGKSVAINAMIMSILYKAPPREVRFVMIDLKMLELSVYEDIPHLLVPVVTDPKQAVYVLNNIVELMEERYRLMKKHGVRNIDGYNALIDEMRAEDAGSSVIELKEVADDADDDEVVTATALPERLPKVVVIIDELADLMMTMGRKVEEPITRLAQKARAAGVHLIVATQRPSVDVITGLIKANFPSRVSFQVTARVDSRTILDQIGAERLLGRGDMLYMSSGSARLQRLHGPLVTEDEIHKAVAFIKRQGKPQYAFALLEAPEGEEEGGGDADDLSDELYDQAVALVTSSRQASISWVQRRLRVGYNRAARMIERMEREGVVSASEGGRPREVLAPPIEAD
- a CDS encoding DUF4124 domain-containing protein; this encodes MRGWLIVAMTLLAASSMRADILVWRDADGVRHFTNRPDAVPSESTAEVLVRGEAAVAQPLPAVAGEAPAPAPQAAAVASDIAQLDQAYRAGLAAGLDLLSAVGSGGAIGAGGGGGAASGGAVEIIGPLAVATAHATDAGSGWGPYGAWPGGYYPFVTTGFDGGRSRHQTLRMLLQDQFAIDRAGPYAYHRWDRPGVGPALAPFLPRGLPLPVQQYGRVLYR